CATGCCGTAGTCTCGAAGGCCAACAACACGGTTCGAGTACATCAGACTGCGCGGCAACTGCAAATCCCCTTCGCGGGTTTTGCCTTCAACACCATATTCTAATGGAATCAAACCAAAACGGAAGGCCCCATAGGGCGAGCTGTACTCCCCGTAGGCCTCGACAATTCCCAATTCATCGGAAGGTGTCGACTGGAAGTGAACGGGAACATTCAGCAAACTGAGTGAACCAAGGGCGATTTTAGCCCCGAGGGTTTGATCCAGGGACCAACGAAAACCTAATAGGGATTCGCGCAAGTCAAACTCGGCATACTGCCCTTCGCGGACCAGACCTGCCGCCCTTAAACTCAACTCATCTAATTCGAGCGCACCCAACTGTTCAGCCTGAGCCAATGGCATCAACCACAGCCCTAAGAGCAAGAGGATTATTCGACAAAAAAAGCGCCCGTTCACTCCTTTATTCTAGGCGCTGAGGGGAGAAATTGCACCACGGGCTGGGCGTTAGTAGTGCCGCAAAAAAAGCCCCGGAGTAGGCTCCGGGGCTTAGGGACGAGGTCTTTCTGGTCACGACTCTCTTTGGTACGGGTACTTCCCTCTTGGGCGCACTTAGAGGTGCTGCTCCCAATCCCCTCCACCATCAGTGCCGCCAGGAATTTCGGACCCGCCGGGACTTTGGTCAGGGCCTCCATTGGGGCTACTGGGCACTGAGCTGGAAGATGTGCAGTCACCTTCTCTCTTAATCTTGTCAGACAACTGAATTAGTATTCCCTCTAACTTGTCATAGCCATCTTTGATTTTAAGAACGTTGTTGTCCGGCTGGGCAACGGACTCTGATTGATTTTGTTGTTCTCCGACAAGGCCCAACACCCTTTGCGTGGCACTATTGTGGTCGGCATAGGCCTGACAGACCGTGATAGGATCAACAAAAAACTCACGAAGCTCATCAGACTCAGCACGAGTCAAAGTGTAGCTGCAGACATTGGCTGCACCATCATTTTTTTCCATCTGCACCTTGTCTGTTTGTAGGTCCACCTTCATGACGATTTGTCCGCCTGAGGCACCACCGTTGTAGTCGAATGAAAAGGCCACCGGTTTAAAGCTCAGATCATGACACAGATTTGGCTTTGATTTGGTTTCATTACAGCCACTGGCAATCGCTGCCAAAACCACCAATACCATTGCTTGAACCTTGTTTGTCGCTTTCATCATCTCCTCCTCGTTCTGATTTGTTTTTGGGCCTAGATGAAAACGTGCTGCTTAATGGCCGTCCCGAATTCCTGATGATTCCATCCTACGGGCCCTGGTCCTTTACTTAAACTGACAAAATTGGAGAGATATGGATTTTAAAAAAATGGTGCTAATTCAACCACTTATAGTTGGTGTGTGGCCCAGCCGACTGTCGGACCAGGAGCCTTTCCCGATGGGCCCAGTCCAACCATCGTTGAAAGGCGGTACGGCTGATGCCCAAAACCTCACTGGCCTGGCGCGAGTTAAAGCCCTCAGGACACCGCTGCTTCAGGCGAGAACAGAAAATCTCTTCCGCCGATTGAGTGGTGTTGCAATTGCGAAGAAGAAGGCCGGTCGGACCTCTCAATATAAGATGATAACCCCCGTGACGACTGCCGATGGCAATCCCCATTTTGGATCTCGACAGCCAAGCCTTCAATCGGCGAATAACTTGGTAAACTCGATCAGGTGAGGTGTTGGGATTAAAGTATTCCCCGGGGAAGAGCTCCGCAAACAAGGTGGCCATGGGTTTGGGGTGATAAAGATCCTGGCCTAAGAGGCCAAGAGAGCGATGAAACAACTGACCGGGCTTCACTCGTCTTGGCTTAGATCCACCAACTAACTTGCCCTCAACAAGGTCCCAAACTGGAAACGAAGTGCAGTCGCCAGCTATTGGTTGCACCCGGTAATTGTCGGGCAACTGCCATCGTCCCTTGGTCTTAGCCAGGATATGTTCTCTGTATATTGCATGGGGAGTACCAAAGTAGACCCTTAAAAACAACTCCTCATCTCCACCCAAAGTGGCCAGATAGAAATCAAAGTCCCGCACACTCTCCCAATGATAAAGGCGTTTGGCCTCGTCCTTAAGTTGGTGAACAAGGAATCTGGCAGGAACGGATTGAGGCTGTTCATGAAGCTGCAGCAGCGCCTCCCACTTTCGCACAAAAAAATCATTCAGACCTTCGCCCTGTCCGAGAAGGGACCTTGCTTGCTCCAAATAGCTTTTTGCCAAAACCCACTGCCGAAGGCCCAGTGCGACTTGCGCCGACAGCTCTAGAGCGTTCCCTAATAGGCGCCACTTCTCGCTTTGTTTTAATTCCTCACGCAGCTGACTGAGAATCCCTTCTGCCTGTGCAAACTCCGCGGCAAAGACCAATGCCGCCGCCCAATTTACTTTTCCGACTTGGACCTGATAAGGATCTTCGACCAAATGACAATAGGTGGCCAAATCATTGAGAGTCAGATGGTACTGCCAGCGGGAAAAGCGAATAAAACTTCGATAGAGAAGAACACTGGGAAACTTTTGACTATCCAGATTCTCAAGAAGAATTTGCGCCTCATCGACAGCGCCAATGTTTAATAATGAGACAGCGTACTCACTGATTTCCTCCGCACGAGGCTTCTCATCCATGGGTTTATCGCTTCTGATTATGGGATTAAGGAGCCGAATACCAATCAAAGGAAGACCACTCCGGCGGGCCAGGTTGGCCAAGGTTGAGCGGTAGGCCCTGGGGACCTTGGATGTATTGAGGGATTTCAAGTCCTTGCGGACTGTGTCTCCTCTCCCCGCCTGGCTGGCGGTCTCCATATATTGAATGAGTTGGCCCCAGTTCTTTGCCATCTCTCCAAATATATCAGATTTTAAATTATCTGGGGACCAATTATACTGGTAACATCTTTGGGAGAAGTGACCTTGAAAGCCTGGCGCATTTGGCTCATCACCATTTTGGTGGCCACCACATTTATTTTAACCACCGCTTTCCAAGCTTGTTCCGGCAAGAGTGGTAGCAGCCCACAAAATTCCAAAGCCGGAGGCGGAAGTGGTAATGGTGCGGGCTATGGCGGTAAGCCAGGGCCGGGTAAGTACTACTGGACCGAGCGAGGCCACCAGTGCACTGAGAGAAACACCGGCAAAATCACTCCTGTTCGCGGTATGATGGAAATCAAAAAAGATGAGACTGTGACTTATTCAGAGGGCTGTAACGGCGACAACCCGCAAGCTGTCACCGCTGATGAACTCAAGATGTCCGAGGCCAACAATCAGGTCTTTAGTTATCTCACCGGCACCTCAAGCTTTGAGAAGGCTGAAGAGATCCCTCTGGTTACCGACACTATCAAATACATCCACGAAGTCTGTTACTTCTTCCCAGGCGGGGCCTTGCCTGGGGAATACGTGGATCTGCAAGTGGTTTTGCGTGAGGCCATGCCCAACACCCAGGAGCACCCCACCCAAGTTTTCTTCTCTCGATTTGAGACCAATTTCACTTTGTTCACCGGCTTACTGCCTCAGTTCCTGAGTTTGTTTGACGGCAGCGGTGTCACTCAGGACTCTTATAGTTCCAGCAACCCTCACTTTTTACTCTCTCTCAACAAGCCTATCATCCTCAACCCCTTACGTTCGGGCAATATGGAGCTGGATCTCGACGGCGAACGACGCACTTTTCGCACCGATGTGTGCATCATGAACAACATCTTGCCGTAGAACTGGCTCGAAAACGAATTCCAAGGCTAGCGGCCGTTTTCGCGACAAAGCCTCTCAAAGGTTTCAGACATGACATGATAGGCTTTGTCCTGTAGCTCAGGACGCCTCTCCAAATCATAGCCTTGAGTTGAGATCTGAGGCAGGACTTCAATAATGACCTTATTGTTCCAACGCCCCCAACAGGCAAAGACCTGGCCTTTGCTCTGCACCCGCCAGGCACCGTGAACTACGATGGGGATCAATGGGCACTGGGCCTGGGTGGCGAAGACAAAGGGGCCGGTTTTAAATGGGTAGATTTTGGTTCCATCTTTGCGCGTCCCCTCTGGAGCGAGAGCAAAACACTCGCCCTTTTTCACCCGAGGGATACTCTGTTCATAAACCTTCAGCACTTCTTCCCGATTCGCGCGGGCAATGGGCAAAACACCCATGCTCTTGAGGGTGGGACCAAAAATCGGAATTTTAAACAACTCCACCTTTGCTCCCCAGCGGATGGACCCAAAGATTGCCGAATTGATGATGGGGATGTCAAAATTGCTGGAGTGATTAAACAGACAGACTCCACCTGGCGTTCCAGGCTTGGGGAAGTTCTCAAGGCCTCTGACCTCAATATCCAAACCAAACAAGGTACAGAGGCCTTTGCCCCAGGTGTGAAAGATCACATCACGGATGCGATTGGATGGAAAGAGAAGGAGGGTAACGATCGCCACCGACCCATAGGTCAGGGTCCAAATGGCCGCCAAAGGCGTTGCGACGATCGATCTCAAATAGCTTAAGAAAACAAAAAAGGGCGACTCTTTCAAGGTCTCCGCAGACTCCATTGATTATATTCTCCTCAGTTAGTGACCAGAGGACCAACCCCGGAATAGGGCCTCCTCACCGACTGCCATTCGCCCTACTCTGCCGAGTCACCTTCGGACCCCTTGTCAGAGTCCAAAAAGCCCAATATCCGTCGCCGGGCGAATTTCTTCTGCCGCAATTTATACTGCTCATGGGAAGAGGGTCCACTCAAATTTTGCGTGTAGGTCTCATAATCCATGATTTGCACCTCGTAAGGATAAAAGAAATTCAGGCGCCTGGACTTCTCAACCCCTGGAATATCCACATGGATGAGGCGCCGAGTGATGAATTTGAGAAAGCGGTACTCGCCACTGGAAAACATATTGAGCTTCTTCAGGTAATGAGCCCCTTCCCCTGCCTGCAGGAGCTTTTCATGAAGCTTTTGATCAACCTCGTCTAAGGTGTATTCACGCCCTTTCGTAAAACTCTCCATAACCTCTAAGAAGATATCCAAAGGGTAGATGGTGTTGTTGGACTCATCCGATATTCCGTGGGGAAAGCTCACCAGATTCTTTTGCTCCAAAAAACGTAAGACGCGAAAAACATCAAAGAGATGGCGAGTGACAAAACGTACACCTAGTTTATCCAAGATCGTGAAAGCCACGGCACTGGGTTTGGCTAAGAGTTTGTTCACTGAGGAATCTGAACTCTTAAAAGATTTAACGACGAATTTTTCCAGACGGATTCGCCCCGGATCGGAGGGGCCGCCCAGCCAAATGCCTGTAACCGGGTCCTTGTAGATCTCACGCCTGAAGGGTTCGAGAATCTGCTCCTGAATGTCGGAAGAAAACTGAAAAAACAAATCGTTTTCCAAATGTACCAAAACGTGCATCACCCGCAAAATCGCGCAGGCCCAATTCTGCACCGAGTTTTGTTTCACCTCGCGGGTGCTGGCATAAATCAACAGGTAGGCGAGGTTTTTGAGCTGATTGGGATCCGCCAGCATCTCGGGAATTTCCTCTCCTTCCTGGAGAAGATGGGTGCGAATGTAATTCACCGCCCGGCGATAGTACCGCCACAAAAGATCCAGGTCTTTCTCTGAAGACAAATCATAGCCGTAGGCTTTGACAAAATGATGGGCCTCATCCAATCCACGGATGTTGAGGCGCTGAATATCAAGGGATGGTGTTCCGCCCACTAGAGTCTGCAAGACTCCCGGGTCAAAATGAAAATTGTAACTCATCTCGGTGTAAGGCTAACTGGCAGAATTGGGAGGAGCAATAAAAAACCCCCGGAGAGGGTGGGTATTTTGGGTTAAGGGTCTCTCCGGGGGCTTAAGGGGGGGTTCATTTGTTAGTTACAATGAGCTTTTCCTGTTGACTCTCCTCTTAGTTGCAATTGAAAAAGCCGCAAGTGGCGACATAAAAGTTACCGAGTGTGCCGGTCGCACCAGGAGCCACTCCGTCCCAGTACTGTTTGTTGTCAAACTTCACCACTCCATGGAAGTAATCGTTGCCGATGGTACCTTCCAAAGTGATGCTTCCATAAGCATCCGAGAAGGTGATCACCGCCTGATTGCCATTGACATAACCGTCAGCTGCACCACGAATATGGATGGGATACTCAGGGATCACATTGCCAGCACCATCAGTTTGGCCTGCAAAGCTGTCCCAAATAGACACCCGTAACTCAGCTGTTTCTCCGCGAATCCGCTGATTACTCGGGCCAGTGGTGAATGAGGACTCCGTTTCCACTCGTCCCCAAAAGCGCACACCTGTATCTTGACCAGGTTGACCGCTGACATAGCCAAATTCAGCCGGATCAACGGTGGCGCTCACAAAATAATAGACAGCATCACGAAAGGCATCTTCGGGACTCCCAACAATCTCGCCCCATGTGGTTCCAGAAACGGGATTGAATTTCACAGGCTGTCCATGCTGATCAACGGCACCACGATTGACGATTTCACTGGGACCACGAGCATTTCGTCCGCTACGGATAGATTGTCTTTTATCCTTTTTGCCACAGCCGCTTACCGCAACTGATAGACAGGCAATCAAGAATATATTCAACAACTGCTTCATCGGTCCTTCTCCTTCGACCTCTGTTGGTCGATTCGCTTACCTTTCTTAAAGGCAAGGCCAATGCCGAAAAATCAGGGTTCTTCCCCTTCCCATTTCGAGATGAGACCCCTTGGCACGGTCCAAAGGGGCTTTTGCCGCTTTTGCGCCAACGACTGACAAGGAAGTGGACAAGAGGTGCCAGGTTCCGAATATGCGTCCTCATGCAACAAACTATCTGATTCGCAATCAGCGAGTTTGTTGCATGAGGACGCATATTCGGAACCTGGCACCTCATAAAAAAAGCCCTCTCCGTGTGCGGGAGAGGGCTGGACCTCGGGTTGGGTCAAGGTCTCGTTGGGTTGGGTTGGGCAAATTCTATTGGGCGCCCTGGCCTCCTTTAATGGGACCTGTGGGCGTCCAGGGGGGCGCCGTCCGCTCTTTAAGAACTTGGACTTTGTCGCCCACACTCCCACCGCCAGTGAGAACGTCATTTTTGGGACGGGCACTGCCGGCTTGATACTGGTAGTGTTTAGTCTTGCAACTCTGGCAGTTGTCGTTGACGTGCACGTAATCATCAAAGGCACGCCATTGACTGCCATCATCGCGATCCAATACATCCGCATGAGGAATCAGGGAGGCTCCCATATAACCGGAGTTGGAATGGTACTCTACCACCACCTGGCCGTTACTCAGACAATCGGCTCCAATGGCGTATTTCGGTTTCGATAGAGGGCCATTATTGTAGATATTGAGCTGATAGTCTCCGCTCTGGCCTTTAATTGCCTCAATCGTTTCCGAGGAGTGCTCCAGGTCGGCGCGATGAAATGGTCTGCCCTTTTCAGGACAATCCATTGTTTGGACGACCTGGACGGCCTCATAAGACCCGACAACTTTCCTTCCGCTGTCAGGGTGCCAAGCGTAGATGCTTCCGTCCGGAAAGACAGCCAGGGCTTTCCACAGGACGCCTGTGGTCGACTTAAAATAATGTCCGGCACAGACTTCCCGGTGGCATTTGATCGATTTCGTGTGCTGAGACTTATTCACCGGAGTCCGAGTTCGGCCAGCAAGGGCACCCAAAGACTCAAGCTTTCCCGTTTTGCCCCAAGAGCCATCTTCCTGCTCAACAACTAGCTGAACATTTGATGTTCCTTTTTCCAGGACATAAAAGGTCTTAGGTGGTTCGGCTCCCTGAGCCACCCCACCTAGGGCGAATAAAATATAGATGGTAACGAGTCTCTTCATGATCTCCTCCAGATTCCTTACACCCTTCTATAACAAGCTTGATGCCGAGATTTTGTCTCATTTTGAGACTTGAGAAGCCAATAGGCAGGGTTTCAGCGAATGCCACCCGGGATGGACAATTTTGGGACATCAACTGTCAAAGGGCCTTGCAAGTTCTCCCTCAAAGCCTATCCAGTCCCCGAAGACCCTGGCATCGAATCTGCTCCTGGCACCAGGAGATGAAAATGCCTAAGACCCTTGTCTTTATTGTCCTCAGTCTATTGACCAGCACGTTGGCCCTCGCCGGTCAGGAGCCCCTACGCTTTTTCGATGCCCACTACCATTTCCCCGATGACGCCACCCTGGAATTCGTGGGTCGCCTGCGGAAGCCTGGAGAGTTCTTCCTACGCGAAGGGGCCCTACTCTTATCCGACTACAACGAAGACAATCCAGAGGCCTTGTTTTCCCTTCAGCAAATGGTTTCACAGTCAATTGCTCGAGACAGGACTGGTATGAAGCTCTACGGTCTTTGCGGCGTCAGCCTAAGAAGCCCTATTGCCGCTGAACAGGTCGAGCGCTGCTTGGATCTTCCTCATATGGTGGGAGTGAAACTCCACCTCCACGGCAGCTCCTCACGGCTTTCCAATGAGGCTTGTCAGCCACGTCACTGCCCTCCCCACATTGCTCAGGGCTACGGCGAAACCTTTAAAAAAGTGGCTGAAGTCGTAGCCTCCAAAAAAGGCCTTATCCTCATCCACTTTGTCCACTTCACCGAGTTTCTCCCCATCGCCCAACAGGGCTATTATGTTAACGGCACGGGGTGGGAAGAGGAACGCAAGGAGACTCTATTTCTCGCTCAGGTGGCCAACGAAAATCCTCAGGCTCGGTTTGTCATCGCCCATGGAGGGGTAGGCTCCTCGCTCAACCCAGCCAACATTGAGTGGCTTGCTCGACAAATCAAACAGCGAAATGTGTATTTGGAAACTTCTGCTATTGGTGTCCACGGATTCGGTTTTGGCCTGTGCGCCAGTAAGGAAAGGCCCTTCTTCGTATTCGCAGATGAAGAGTGGGCACCACTCACAGATTCACAAGAATGCCTGACCAATCTTGAATCCCCTCTCAAGTCGCCCGACAGCCTAACCATTGTTAACTCATGGAAAACCCTCGGTCTGGACCGTGTGCTGTTCGGCACCGACGGTCCGGCTCCGGCCATGGAACTGGAGAGCATTCAATACCTTCTTCACAACCCTCACCTGAACGACAGTGAAAAGGCCCTGATTCTCCGTGAAAATGCCAGAAGCCTTTTCCCCCAAAAATAGCAGCACTCTTTCCCACCAGCCGGGCGGATAAATCCCACTCTTAGAGTTTTAATCTGGCAAAGGACCCATTTAGCCTCAAACCGGCACGATATAACCAACTGACTTTACGTCGTTTTTCCGATTATATGTATTATTGTTGATTTTATATATATCGATATATACACTTAGTCTTGTGATGATTCTGGATGCAACCTCAGATCAGGTCTCTGATAGAGATCGAGGAATCGCCCAGTTTTCACCACAAAAGTTGAATGTGTGTTTCAAACCATCCAGATGTTGTTAGCATCTGGTAGGTGCCAGGTTCCGAATATGCGTCTTTGTGCAACAAACCTGTTGATTCAAGAATCAATTAGTTTGTTGCACAAAGACGCATATTCGGAACCTGGCACCTACAAAGGAGGACCTATGGACATCCATGTTTTTGATTTTCACATGACGGCTTGGCAGGTCGCTGTGACGATTGGCCTATTGTTCATGATTGCCGAAGTCTTTGTTCCTGGCTTTGTCATGTTTCCCATCGGCCTGGCTTTTATGGCGACAGCACCGATCACCCTATGGGTGGATAGCTTTGCCGGGCAAATCGCAGTCCTCGCAGGCTTGCTCATTGTCACCTTTGTGATCTTTCACAAACTCATCCCCCGCACCCAGCCCCATGAACGGCTGTCAAATGTGGACGACATGATTGGCAAAACGGCTACCGTAGAAGTGGACATCGACAACGATGCCAATGCCGGTTACGTCAAACTCTACGGCGACAGCTGGCGGGCGGTAAATTTGGAAGATGGAACAATCGGCAAAGGCTCAAAGGTCAAAATTGAACAGCTGGACGGAAACAAAGTCCTAGTCCGCAAGATTTGAGATATAGAAAATAATATTGTCCCTCATAGCGAAGGAGAGAACATGGAAATTTCAATTGTCTTAGCTGTGGTGATGGCAGTGGTTGGTCTGACCATTATCAGTCGCGGCTTTAAGATCGTCCAACAAAGTGAATGTATGATTGTCGAGCGACTGGGAAGCTACTCCCGCACCATGAAGAGCGGCTTTCATATTGTCGTCCCATTTATTGAACAGACTTTGGATGTTTACTGGGTCCACAATGGGCAAATGGTTCTCGATAACCGCATTGACCTGCGAGAAACAGTACTCGATGTGCCCGAACAAACGGTGATTACTAAGGATAACGTCTCGATCAACATCGATGCCCTGTTGTACATTCAGATTACCGACCCGGTGAAGGCCTCTTACGAGATCGCCAACCTTCCAATGGCGGTTGGACAGTTGGCCCAGACCTCCTTACGTAACGTGATCGGCGAAATGGATCTGGATGAAACCCTGGCTTCGCGGGATGTGATCAACACCAAGTTAAAGACCATTTTGGATGAAGCCACCGATAAGTGGGGCACCAAGGTCAACCGGGTGGAGCTGAAAAACATCACTCCTCCCAAAGAAATCCAACTGGCCATGGAAAAGCAGATGCAGGCCGAGCGAGAGCGTCGCGCCCAGGTTTTGGAAGCCGAAGGTGACAAACAGGCCTTGATTGCCCGCTCTGAAGGTAAACGCCAGGAGAACATCAACTTCGCCGACGGTGAACGAGAAGCAGCCATTCGCAGAGCCCAGGGTGAGGCCCAGGCTATCATAGAGGTGGCTGAGGCCGAGCGCGAAGCCATTGAAAAAATCAAATCAGCTCTGGGGACCTCAGATCTCACCGCCCAGTATTTGATTGCCTCCACCTATCTGGAGAAGTTCGGCCAGTTCACCCAAAAAGGGGGGGACAAGGTTTTCATTCCCTACGAAGCCTCCACAGCCTTGGGAACGCTGGGCTCCATCAGCGAGCTGGTGTCTGGTGGCAGAATCTTCTCTGGAAACGGCGGAAGCCCCAACACCAAGATGAGCCGTACGGTGAACCCGCAGTAGGTAAAGTGCCAGGCGTATTTTTTGGATCCACAGTAACAGAAAGGGAGAGCAATCGCTCTCCTTTTTTATTGCCGTATTTTGGTAACAAAATACTTTACCCGATCGGCGTTTTCAACAGCCGGCGCCGCATGAAGAGCAATAAGCCCAGTGGCATAAGCAAGGAAATTAAAGCGAGACCGCCTGAAGCACCAGGGCCAGAACCACTTCCGGGTCCCTTGATCATTCCCGAGGCAAACAAGCACCCGGAAGGCATTTCAACTTTGTTGTCCTTTTGGGCCTCCTGAGACCCCTGAGAGGACTGCCCACCACCATCTCCACCACCGCCGCCTGTCGGCGGCGGCGTAGGACCAGTCGCGGCCACTAGTCGAATATCCACGCATTGAACATAAAGTTGACCCGGTTGATCACTCATCACCTGTACCAATCGCAGCGTACAGCGATCACAGGTCACATTGGGTAAGCGCACACTCTCGTTGTGCGACCCACGGTTTTGAGTGTCTTCCTTGCGTAAAAGTTCGTTTTGCGCCAAAGAAAAACCCTGATCGTTTTGCAGAGAGAATTGGACCAAAAAGCGTCCAGGGTGGTTGATGGTCTCATCCCAGGTGAAGTTAATCGTGCTTCCCGCAGTTAACTGCAGCGGATTTGCTCCCCTTGCGACTCCCCCACAAGGATCCTGATCTCCACTATTAGACTTGGTTCCATCAGTGGTTCCCGTACGGGGACGAGGCGTGTTCAAGCGAATGTGTGCCTGACTTTCCACAGCCAGGAACAGAACAAGAGTTGCCAATAGAAATTTTCCTCTGATGAACATCCTTGATCTCCCTATTGCTTATCCAAGCCCGCTTACAAGGTGCTTTGACAATGATGAATGGATTCTTCCAAATAGGTCCCCAGCTCCACTCGGGCGTCCTGAGCCCGCAACACAGCGTTGGACCGAGACTGCTTTGGTCCGCACTGAATTTCAGCATAGTTATACTTACCCCCGGGGCGCCCATCTGCGGCAACACAGTCGGGACATAGTTGTAGGGCCCTGGAGGAATCGTAGTTCATCTCCTCAACATCGGCACAAACCTCTTCACCCGTGGACAACAAAACACACGATTGGTAGGAAGAGCTGCCGTCATCTAGATCTGGAGCATACCGATAGACGCGACATTGGTAGGCCTCAACACAGGCACTTGCAGTGAGCTTTCCAGATTGACTTCGGTGGTACTTGAGACCGTCCTCAAAGCCAGCTCCAGAACCGGGCTGCCCCTGTTGAGAACAGTTTTGAAAAAATAAAACGAGGATCGCAAGGACCGTTAGTCCTCCGACACCCACTATTGCCCTTCGCATAAACGCTACGCCCCTTCAATTCAATTCTCACATGGTCGGGTGATACCGACAACGAGAATATAAAGAGGCTAGTTTATTCGCAATGTTGTTGTTCCAACCTGAGACAGGTTCCCGGGATTTTGGTATTTTGGTACCACAATACCAGGCGCACTACTTGGCGTAGAACTTCCGATCTGTCTTAGCCATATTCAGCAAGGGTGTCGTCGGGGCAAAGCGCTTGCCGTAGCGAGTGGCCAGCAGCTCCAGCTCTTGGACAATGTAGGGAGTGCCGAGAGAATCCGCATAACGC
This is a stretch of genomic DNA from Pseudobdellovibrionaceae bacterium. It encodes these proteins:
- a CDS encoding 1-acyl-sn-glycerol-3-phosphate acyltransferase, coding for MESAETLKESPFFVFLSYLRSIVATPLAAIWTLTYGSVAIVTLLLFPSNRIRDVIFHTWGKGLCTLFGLDIEVRGLENFPKPGTPGGVCLFNHSSNFDIPIINSAIFGSIRWGAKVELFKIPIFGPTLKSMGVLPIARANREEVLKVYEQSIPRVKKGECFALAPEGTRKDGTKIYPFKTGPFVFATQAQCPLIPIVVHGAWRVQSKGQVFACWGRWNNKVIIEVLPQISTQGYDLERRPELQDKAYHVMSETFERLCRENGR
- a CDS encoding TIGR04552 family protein; its protein translation is MQTLVGGTPSLDIQRLNIRGLDEAHHFVKAYGYDLSSEKDLDLLWRYYRRAVNYIRTHLLQEGEEIPEMLADPNQLKNLAYLLIYASTREVKQNSVQNWACAILRVMHVLVHLENDLFFQFSSDIQEQILEPFRREIYKDPVTGIWLGGPSDPGRIRLEKFVVKSFKSSDSSVNKLLAKPSAVAFTILDKLGVRFVTRHLFDVFRVLRFLEQKNLVSFPHGISDESNNTIYPLDIFLEVMESFTKGREYTLDEVDQKLHEKLLQAGEGAHYLKKLNMFSSGEYRFLKFITRRLIHVDIPGVEKSRRLNFFYPYEVQIMDYETYTQNLSGPSSHEQYKLRQKKFARRRILGFLDSDKGSEGDSAE
- a CDS encoding amidohydrolase family protein, with the translated sequence MPKTLVFIVLSLLTSTLALAGQEPLRFFDAHYHFPDDATLEFVGRLRKPGEFFLREGALLLSDYNEDNPEALFSLQQMVSQSIARDRTGMKLYGLCGVSLRSPIAAEQVERCLDLPHMVGVKLHLHGSSSRLSNEACQPRHCPPHIAQGYGETFKKVAEVVASKKGLILIHFVHFTEFLPIAQQGYYVNGTGWEEERKETLFLAQVANENPQARFVIAHGGVGSSLNPANIEWLARQIKQRNVYLETSAIGVHGFGFGLCASKERPFFVFADEEWAPLTDSQECLTNLESPLKSPDSLTIVNSWKTLGLDRVLFGTDGPAPAMELESIQYLLHNPHLNDSEKALILRENARSLFPQK
- a CDS encoding NfeD family protein → MDIHVFDFHMTAWQVAVTIGLLFMIAEVFVPGFVMFPIGLAFMATAPITLWVDSFAGQIAVLAGLLIVTFVIFHKLIPRTQPHERLSNVDDMIGKTATVEVDIDNDANAGYVKLYGDSWRAVNLEDGTIGKGSKVKIEQLDGNKVLVRKI
- a CDS encoding SPFH/Band 7/PHB domain protein produces the protein MEISIVLAVVMAVVGLTIISRGFKIVQQSECMIVERLGSYSRTMKSGFHIVVPFIEQTLDVYWVHNGQMVLDNRIDLRETVLDVPEQTVITKDNVSINIDALLYIQITDPVKASYEIANLPMAVGQLAQTSLRNVIGEMDLDETLASRDVINTKLKTILDEATDKWGTKVNRVELKNITPPKEIQLAMEKQMQAERERRAQVLEAEGDKQALIARSEGKRQENINFADGEREAAIRRAQGEAQAIIEVAEAEREAIEKIKSALGTSDLTAQYLIASTYLEKFGQFTQKGGDKVFIPYEASTALGTLGSISELVSGGRIFSGNGGSPNTKMSRTVNPQ
- a CDS encoding lytic polysaccharide monooxygenase, producing the protein MFIRGKFLLATLVLFLAVESQAHIRLNTPRPRTGTTDGTKSNSGDQDPCGGVARGANPLQLTAGSTINFTWDETINHPGRFLVQFSLQNDQGFSLAQNELLRKEDTQNRGSHNESVRLPNVTCDRCTLRLVQVMSDQPGQLYVQCVDIRLVAATGPTPPPTGGGGGDGGGQSSQGSQEAQKDNKVEMPSGCLFASGMIKGPGSGSGPGASGGLALISLLMPLGLLLFMRRRLLKTPIG